GCGAGATCTACGGGATCGGCGGCAGTTGGTTCCGGCTCAACGATGAGCTGTTGATCGAGTGGCAGCGCGACTTCTTCGACTTCGGCCACGTCGCGAAGGGCTACGCAAAGCTCATCGAATCCGGTGACCTGACCCCGGCCATGCAGCAGCGCATCGAGCGGTCATTGTCCGGGGAGAAGCTGCCCGGCTACTACCCGCTGGGGCAGGCACCTGTTCCAATCTGGTGATACACCCAACCACCCGGTTGGTTGTTTTGTGACATAGGTTACTAAGCTATCTTCGGACAAGTTAGTCACAGTCTCCACGAAAGCAAGGATCTTGATGAAGACAAAAGGCGCCATCATCCGGGAGTTCAACCAGCCGTGGTCGATCGAGGAGATCGAGATCGGCGACCCGGTAAAAGATGAGGTCAAGATCCAGATGGAGGCCTCCGGGATGTGCCATTCCGACCACCATCTGGTGACCGGAGACATCCCGATGTTCGGGTTCCCGGTGCTGGGCGGGCACGAGGGCGCCGGCATCGTCACCGAGGTCGGCCCGGGTGTGGAGAACATCAAGCCCGGCGACCACGTCGTGCTGTCGTTCATCCCGTCCTGCGGTGAATGCCCGTCGTGTCAGGCCGGCCTGCGCAACCTCTGCGATCTCGGCGCGGGCCTGCTGGCCGGCGTCGCCGTCTCCGACGGCACCCACCGCATCCACACCGCCTCGGGCGACCCGGTGTTCCCGATGACCCTGCTGGGCACCTTCTCCCCGTACATGGTCGTGCACAAGAGCTCGGTGGTGAAGATCGACGAGTCGATCCCGTTCGAGGTCGCCTGCCTGGTCGGCTGCGGCGTCACCACCGGGTACGGCTCGGCCGTGCGCAGTGGCGACATCCGCCCCGGCGAGGACGTCGCGATCGTCGGCATCGGCGGCGTCGGCATGGGCGCCCTGCAGGGTGCGGTCAACGCCGGTGCCCGCAACATCTTCGCCATCGACCCGATCGAGTGGAAGCGTGACCAGGCGCTCAAGTTCGGCGCCACGCACGTCTACCCGGACATCGAGTCGGCGATGGGCGGCATCGCCGAGGTCACCCACGGCGGCATGGCACGTAAGACCATCGTCACCGTCGGCGAGCTCAAGGGCAAGGACGTCGACAGCTACCTGAGCATCACGAGCAAGGGCGGCACCTGCGTGCTGACCGCCGTCGGCAGCATGTCCGACACCAACGTGACGCTGAACCTGTCGATGTTGACCCTGCTGCAGAAGAACCTGCAGGGCACCATCTTCGGTGGCGGCAACCCGCACCACGACATCCCGCTGCTGCTGTCGATGTACAAGGCCGGCCGCCTGAACCTCGATGACATGGTCACCCGGCAGTACAAGCTGGAACAGATCAACGACGGCTACAAGGACATGCTCGAAGGCCGCAACATCCGCGGCGTCATCCGTTACACCGACGCGGACCGCTGACCCACACTCGCCGGCACCGTGTTCTGCTGTGCAGGACACGGTGCCGGCGAGCAGGGTGTGAAAGGAAACATGACCGATTCACCTGTCGTCCTCGCGTCCCAGGCATCCTGGCGCTGTGTGCAAGCCGGCGATGGCGAGGGCTGGCTCGCGCTGATGTCCGACGACATCGTCATCGAGGATCCGATCGGTGAGGCCGTCACCAACCCGGACGGCAGTGGGGTGCGCGGCAAGGAGGCCGTACGAGCCTTCTTCGACACCAACATCGGTCCCAACAAGCTCACGGTCACCTGCGAGGAGACGTTCCCGTCCAGCTCGCCGACCGAGATCGCCTACATCCTGGTGCTGCGTACCGAGTTTCCCAACGGGTTCGTGGCCACCGTGCGCGGCGTGTTCACCTACCGGGTGAACGATGCGGGCCTCATCACGAACCTGCGCGGCTACTGGAACATGGACGCCATGAAGTTCTCCGAGGTGGAGAAGACAGATTAGCGGTGCGCTCACCGACCGCGCCGCCGTCGTGGTCGGCGGCACCCGCGGTATCGGCTTGGCGGTGGCCGAACTGCTGGCCGCCCAGGGCGCCCGGGTGCTGGTCAACGGCCGCGACCCGGAAGCGGTAGCACAAGCCGCACAACATGTTTCGGGTATCGGATATGCCGGTTCGCCCGCCGATCCGACGGTGGCCGACGACCTGGTCGAGGCCTGTGTCGCCGAGTTCGGCCGGATCGACATCCTGATCAACTGCGCGGGCACCGCGGAACCACCGGGATCCTCGATACTGTCCATCACCAGCGCACAGTTTCGCGATCTGGTCGACGCCCACCTGGGCACCGCGTTCGAGACGGCCCGCGCGGCGGCGCCGCACATGGTCGCCCAAGGTTCCGGCGCCATCGTCAACACCAGTTCGTTCGCCTACCTGGGTGACTACGGCGGCACCGGCTACCCGGCCGGCAAGGGCGGCGTCAACGGCCTCACGCTGGCCATCGCCGCGGAACTGAAAGACCGAGGGGTACGGGCCAATGTGGTGTGCCCGGGGGCGAAGACCCGGCTGTCCACCGGCACCGACT
This region of Mycolicibacterium diernhoferi genomic DNA includes:
- a CDS encoding SDR family NAD(P)-dependent oxidoreductase — its product is MVGGTRGIGLAVAELLAAQGARVLVNGRDPEAVAQAAQHVSGIGYAGSPADPTVADDLVEACVAEFGRIDILINCAGTAEPPGSSILSITSAQFRDLVDAHLGTAFETARAAAPHMVAQGSGAIVNTSSFAYLGDYGGTGYPAGKGGVNGLTLAIAAELKDRGVRANVVCPGAKTRLSTGTDYEQHITELNRRGLLDDVSFQGALDAGPAGHVAPTYAYLVSDLAKDVTGRIFIAAGGFIGEFARPTPGFIGYRDHHDTPPYTLDEVHALIQDG
- a CDS encoding nuclear transport factor 2 family protein codes for the protein MTDSPVVLASQASWRCVQAGDGEGWLALMSDDIVIEDPIGEAVTNPDGSGVRGKEAVRAFFDTNIGPNKLTVTCEETFPSSSPTEIAYILVLRTEFPNGFVATVRGVFTYRVNDAGLITNLRGYWNMDAMKFSEVEKTD
- a CDS encoding NDMA-dependent alcohol dehydrogenase, yielding MKTKGAIIREFNQPWSIEEIEIGDPVKDEVKIQMEASGMCHSDHHLVTGDIPMFGFPVLGGHEGAGIVTEVGPGVENIKPGDHVVLSFIPSCGECPSCQAGLRNLCDLGAGLLAGVAVSDGTHRIHTASGDPVFPMTLLGTFSPYMVVHKSSVVKIDESIPFEVACLVGCGVTTGYGSAVRSGDIRPGEDVAIVGIGGVGMGALQGAVNAGARNIFAIDPIEWKRDQALKFGATHVYPDIESAMGGIAEVTHGGMARKTIVTVGELKGKDVDSYLSITSKGGTCVLTAVGSMSDTNVTLNLSMLTLLQKNLQGTIFGGGNPHHDIPLLLSMYKAGRLNLDDMVTRQYKLEQINDGYKDMLEGRNIRGVIRYTDADR